The following coding sequences lie in one Pseudorca crassidens isolate mPseCra1 chromosome 2, mPseCra1.hap1, whole genome shotgun sequence genomic window:
- the EFHD2 gene encoding EF-hand domain-containing protein D2: MATDELANKLSRRLQMEGEGGVEAPEQPGLNGAAAAAGAPDEAAEALGSADEELSAKLLRRADLNQGIGEPQSPSRRIFNPYTEFKEFSRKQIKDMEKMFKQYDAGRDGFIDLMELKLMMEKLGAPQTHLGLKNMIKEVDEDFDSKLSFREFLLIFRKAAAGELQEDSGLHVLARLSEIDVSTEGVKGAKSFFEAKVQAMNVSSRFEEEIKAEQEERKKQAEEMKQRKAAFKELQSTFK; encoded by the exons ATGGCCACGGACGAGCTGGCCAACAAGCTGAGCCGGCGGCTGCAGATGGAGGGCGAGGGCGGCGTCGAGGCCCCGGAGCAGCCCGGGCTGaacggggcggcggcggcggcgggggcacCCGACGAGGCGGCCGAGGCGCTGGGCAGCGCGGACGAAGAGCTGAGCGCCAAGCTGCTGCGGCGCGCCGACCTCAACCAGGGCATCGGCGAGCCCCAGTCGCCCAGCCGCCGCATCTTCAACCCCTACACCGAGTTCAAGGAGTTCTCCAGGAAGCAGATCAAGGACATGGAGAAGATGTTCAAGCA GTACGATGCCGGCCGGGATGGCTTCATCGACCTGATGGAGCTAAAGCTCATGATGGAGAAACTTGGAGCCCCCCAGACCCACCTGGGCCTGAAAAACATGATCAAGGAGGTGGATGAGGACTTTGACAGCAAGCTCAGCTTCCGAGAG TTCCTCCTGATTTTCCGCAAGGCAGCGGCTGGGGAGCTGCAGGAGGACAGCGGGCTGCACGTGCTGGCCCGCCTCTCCGAGATCGATGTGTCCACCGAGGGCGTCAAGGGGGCCAAGAGCTTCTTTGAGGCTAAG GTCCAGGCCATGAATGTGTCCAGCCGCTTCGAGGAGGAGATCAAGGCAGagcaggaggagaggaagaagcaggCGGAGGAGATGAAGCAGCGGAAGGCCGCCTTCAAGGAGCTGCAGTCCACCTTCAAGTAG
- the CTRC gene encoding chymotrypsin-C: MLGVSVLTVLLAYASSCGVPIFRPNLSARVVGGDNAVPHSWPWQISLQYLKNGVWRHTCGGTLITPSHVLTAAHCISNTLTYRVALGKNNLEVENEEGSVFMGVDTIFVHEKWSSFLIRNDIALIKLAEPVELSDTIQPACLPEEGSLLPQDYPCYVTGWGRLWTNGPIADELQQGLQPVVDHATCSQKDWWGNNVKNTMVCAGGDGVISACNGDSGGPLNCQAKDGSWEVRGIVSFGSGLSCNTLKKPTVFTRVSAYNNWINEKLQL, translated from the exons ATGCTGGGCGTCAGCGTCCTCACAGTGCTCCTGGCCTACG CCTCCAGCTGCGGGGTCCCCATCTTCCGGCCCAACCTATCAGCCCGGGTGGTGGGCGGAGACAACGCCGTTCCCCACAGCTGGCCCTGGCAG ATCTCGCTCCAGTACCTCAAGAATGGCGTGTGGAGGCACACCTGCGGTGGCACCTTGATCACCCCCAGTCACGTCCTCACAGCTGCCCACTGCATCAG CAATACCCTGACTTACCGCGTGGCCCTGGGGAAGAACAACCTGGAGGTGGAGAATGAGGAAGGCTCCGTGTTCATGGGCGTGGACACCATCTTTGTCCACGAGAAGTGGAGCTCCTTCCTAATTCG CAATGACATTGCCCTTATCAAACTGGCGGAGCCCGTGGAACTGAGTGACACCATCCAGCCAGCCTGCCTGCCAGAGGAGGGTTCCTTGCTGCCTCAGGACTACCCCTGCTACGTCACTGGCTGGGGCCGTCTCTGGA CCAACGGCCCCATCGCTGACGAGCTGCAGCAGGGCCTGCAGCCCGTGGTGGATCACGCCACATGCTCCCAGAAAGACTGGTGGGGCAACAATGTGAAGAACACCATGGTCTGCGCCGGGGGTGATGGTGTCATCTCAGCCTGCAAC GGGGACTCGGGCGGCCCACTGAACTGCCAGGCCAAGGACGGCTCTTGGGAGGTGCGGGGCATCGTCAGCTTCGGCTCCGGGCTGAGCTGCAACACCCTCAAGAAGCCCACGGTCTTCACCCGCGTGTCCGCCTACAACAACTGGATCAACGAG AAACTACAGCTGTGA